From a single Lolium rigidum isolate FL_2022 chromosome 7, APGP_CSIRO_Lrig_0.1, whole genome shotgun sequence genomic region:
- the LOC124673573 gene encoding DNA topoisomerase 1 beta-like, giving the protein MVDDNKSKLKRPHVVAEVDHLMSDDADSDDGKPIGLRKKAASKRGGSASYEDSEDNKTLAARFLRVTRGGTSSVSIPSSKDKPVLPNISNAIKRPCDSNSQPTSQSALKKAKCSDGTSSASASDNIPLAQTRQKTGESSKRKDPLAKNIVKKSSSSSKGNQKGQAKKNSQFSKTTEACQGRKKWSTLVHNGVLFPPPYKPHGVQMLYNGQPVTLTPEQEEVATMFAVMKDTEYASKETFTNNFFNDWRNILGTKHVVKKFQHCDFTPIYEWHLQEKEKKKQMTTEEKKALREERVKQDDKFMWAFVDGVKEKVGNFRVEPPGLFRGRGEHPKMGRLKRRIRPSDITINIGEGAPVPVCPIHGESWKEVKHDNTVTWLAFWNDPINQKECKYVFLAASSSLKGQSDKEKYEKARKLKDHIHNIRVNYTKDFRSKDQAKKQIAVATYLIDKLALRAGNEKDDDEADTVGCCTLKVENVTCLPPNRLQFDFLGKDSIRYLNTVEVELPVYQAIKEFCAGKHKGEAVFGKLDTNKLNAHLKDLMPGLTAKVFRTYNASITLDTILNKETEDATLLEKITVYQRANKEVAIICNHQRAVSKSHDSQITKLNEKIDELKALRDGLEVDLEKAKKGKPLGYDEDGKRKRNLTPEVLVNKISSVESRIQKMEIDMKTKEELKTVALGTSKINYLDPRITVAWCKTHEVPIEKIFSKTILAKFGWAMDVDPDFRF; this is encoded by the exons ATGGTGGATGATAATAAGAGTAAACTGAAAAGACCTCATGTCGTAGCAGAAGTTGATCACCTCATGTCGGATGATGCTGATTCAGACGATGGCAAGCCAATTGGGTTAAGGAAAAAGGCTGCTTCAAAACGTGGAGGTAGTGCCTCTTATGAAGATTCAGAAGATAACAAGACATTGGCTGCCCGGTTTTTGCGAGTTACTCGGGGTGGCACATCATCTGTGAGTATTCCAAGTTCCAAGGACAAACCAGTCCTACCCAACATCAGCAATGCAATCAAAAGGCCATGCGATAGCAACAGCCAACCAACTTCACAATCAGCTCTTAAGAAGGCAAAGTGTTCAGATGGTACTTCTTCTGCCTCCGCAAGTGACAACATACCTCTAGCACAAACAAGGCAGAAAACTGGCGAGTCTTCAAAAAGAAAGGACCCGCTTGCAAAGAATATTGTGAAGAAGAGTTCTTCATCTTCTAAGGGCAACCAAAAAGGACAAGCAAAGAAAAATTCACAGTTCTCAAAGACAACGGAGGCCTGTCAAGGTCGAAAGAAGTGGTCTACTTTGGTGCACAATGGTGTTCTTTTCCCCCCTCCGTACAAGCCTCATGGTGTCCAGATGCTTTACAATGGGCAACCGGTTACTCTCACTCCAGAACAGGAGGAG GTCGCAACCATGTTTGCTGTGATGAAAGacacagagtatgcatccaaggaAACGTTTACCAACAACTTCTTCAACGACTGGAGGAATATTCTTGGTACAAAACATGTTGTCAAAAAGTTTCAGCATTGCGATTTCACACCCATCTATGAATGGCACCttcaggagaaggagaagaagaaacagaTGACCACAGAG GAGAAGAAAGCATTGCGAGAAGAGAGAGTGAAACAAGATGATAAGTTTATGTGGGCTTTCGTTGATGGTGTAAAAGAGAAG GTTGGCAATTTCAGAGTAGAACCACCTGGCTTATTCAGGGGACGAGGAGAACATCCAAAG ATGGGAAGACTGAAGCGACGCATCCGACCAAGTGATATTACAATAAACATCGGAGAAGGAGCTCCAGTCCCGGTGTGTCCTATACATGGAGAAAG CTGGAAAGAAGTTAAACATGACAATACTGTTACATGGTTGGCCTTTTGGAATGATCCGATAAACCAAAAAGAATGCAAATATGTTTTCCTGGCGGCAAGCAGCTCACTGAAGGGACAAAGTGACAAGGAAAAATACGAAAAGGCTCGGAAACTGAAG GATCACATACACAATATACGTGTGAATTACACCAAGGATTTCAGGAGCAAAGATCAGGCAAAAAAACAAATTGCAGTGGCAACATACCTTATAGATAAACTAGCCCTCAGGGCGGGAAATGAAAAG GATGACGATGAGGCTGATACTGTTGGTTGTTGTACGCTGAAGGTTGAAAATGTTACCTGTCTTCCTCCTAACAGACTGCAG TTCGACTTCCTTGGTAAAGATTCTATTAGATACTTGAACACCGTAGAGGTTGAACTACCTGTGTACCAGGCGATTAAGGAATTCTGTGCTG GAAAACATAAGGGAGAGGCTGTCTTTGGCAAGCTTGATACAAATAAACTAAATGCTCATCTAAAAGACTTAATGCCTGGCCTTACTGCAAAAGTGTTCCGTACATACAATGCTTCCATAACTTTGGACACTATA TTGAACAAAGAAACTGAAGATGCAACCCTTCTTGAAAAAATTACGGTCTATCAGCGAGCAAACAAAGAG GTTGCTATAATCTGTAACCATCAGCGTGCTGTCTCGAAATCACATGATTCCCAAATTACTAAACTGAATGAAAAGATTGACGAATTAAAG GCCCTGAGGGATGGGTTGGAAGTAGACCTGGAGAAAGCAAAAAAAGGAAAACCTCTAGGTTATGATGAAGATGGGAAGCGAAAGAGAAATTTGACCCCTGAAGT ATTGGTGAATAAGATCTCTTCAGTCGAAAGCAGGATACAGAAAATGGAAATCGATATGAAGACTAAAGAGGAATTGAAGACAGTGGCACTAGGAACATCAAAGATCAACTACCTTGATCCTAGAATTACCGTGGCATGGTGCAAAACCCACGAAGTCCCTATTGAGAAG ATTTTCagcaaaacaatcctcgcaaaattTGGATGGGCAATGGATGTGGACCCGGATTTCAGATTCTAG